The genomic segment AGAAGAAGGACTCGCTCAACCAGTTCTCCAAATGAACAGAAACCTATCTTGCCCACTAATCTCAACTCAACAGAAAATAATATAGGACGAAGACGAACTCGCTCACTCAGTTCTCCAGGTGAACAGAAGCCCATACTAACCACACCAGAGCCGCAAGAGGAGAGCATCCCTAACCCCCTCACTGATTCAACAGAGGCAACTAAGGAAGCTTCCAACCCTCAACTAGTCAATCCTTCCTTGACCAATACCATTAACCAAATTCGCTCTGAACTCTACGAGGAAATTCGTTCTACCCTCGTTGAATCTGATTATTGGGATGAAACTCATTCCTGGGGGGCTGACAATGAAATCGAATCTGACGACTATTGGCATTTTGTTGGTCGCTTTGAATAGTTTCTCTAAATATTCTTGCTTAATACCTTTCTGCAGCTAGCTACCAATTACTCAAATAGGAGTGCAGGTTTTCTACAAAAATACTACTAAATCCAACCTGATTCACTTGGCTCCATATCCTTATCCAGCAAGCTTTTTGGGACAACCATCAATTCTTATCTTGACCCATTTCAAGGCAAAGAAACACGAATTACCTCATCTCCCTTGATTCCTGATTTGGGTAACATCACTGTTCTTTTTACTTTTTTCCCATTTTCCATGACTGTTTTTCTCTCGATTTTGTACAGCTTAAATGCCTCTTTAATTAACTCTGACTTTTCACGGTATCTTGGGTCGAAAAAAAACTAGGTAATAATGTTCGCTAACTTTTGTTCAATCTTGAGGTTTCCTCAACCAAATCTGACAAACCCATTGAAAGTGTACTCATCCCTCGCTCCAAAGCTTCAATTCGACCACGACGTGATAGAGCTTCAACCGCTTTCAAATAAGCTTGACTTCCAGCTTTATAGTCATTCTAAATAGGAAACATATGAAATAATATAAGCTAGATGAGAAATCAATCAGGTTAGATGACTTATAGTGTAGATTTGCGAAAGCGGGTAGTGGACTTTGTAGCGGCTGGAGGCTCCAAAGCCGAAGCATCAAGAAGATATGAGGTAAGTCTATGGTGTGTGAATGATTGGTGTCGAAGAAAGAATTTGACTCCAGCACCACAACTTGGAAGAAAGCGAAAACTAGACTCTCTAGCAATTGCCCAACATATTCAAGAAAATCCAGATGCTTTGTTAAGAGAAAGGGCGCAATATTTTGGAGTGCATACGAGTGCTATTGGGTATGCCCAGAAGCAAATGAAGTTAACTCGTAAAAAAAACGCTGAAATACACTGAACGTAAGCATAGTGAGCGAATCAGCTTTCTGAGAAATTTACGTAAAATTGTCATTCTTGACGGATCAAGCAATTTAGTTTACTTGGAT from the Pleurocapsa sp. PCC 7319 genome contains:
- a CDS encoding IS630 transposase-related protein, translated to MTYSVDLRKRVVDFVAAGGSKAEASRRYEVSLWCVNDWCRRKNLTPAPQLGRKRKLDSLAIAQHIQENPDALLRERAQYFGVHTSAIGYAQKQMKLTRKKNAEIH